A single region of the Anomaloglossus baeobatrachus isolate aAnoBae1 chromosome 2, aAnoBae1.hap1, whole genome shotgun sequence genome encodes:
- the C2H11orf87 gene encoding uncharacterized protein C11orf87 homolog codes for MSASIPKQLRLSVPPCVLNRTSAPNATICTTEVEPLFQTFSSTLVLIVLATVIFCLVVLSLSTFHLHKSKMKKRKFEKAQEEYERDHCSPKAERGHLYDRMNRQPRNPQDIYNSPNIQRKEQSPPNLEPGITEQPHQEAPALGRGDLLQSVVFS; via the coding sequence ATGAGTGCCAGCATCCCCAAGCAGCTGAGGCTATCTGTGCCCCCCTGTGTGCTGAACAGGACCTCCGCACCCAACGCCACCATCTGCACCACAGAAGTGGAGCCCTTGTTCCAGACCTTCTCCTCCACACTGGTTTTGATAGTTTTGGCCACCGTCATCTTCTGCCTGGTGGTCCTTTCGCTGAGCACCTTTCATTTGCACAAAAGCAAGATGAAAAAACGCAAATTTGAGAAAGCCCAGGAGGAATATGAAAGAGATCACTGCAGCCCCAAGGCAGAGAGAGGTCATTTATACGACAGGATGAATAGACAGCCAAGGAACCCCCAAGATATCTACAATTCCCCCAACATCCAGAGGAAAGAACAGAGCCCCCCAAATCTGGAGCCTGGGATTACCGAGCAGCCTCACCAGGAAGCCCCCGCACTGGGCAGGGGGGACCTGCTGCAATCCGTGGTCTTCTCCTGA